From the genome of Caloenas nicobarica isolate bCalNic1 chromosome 14, bCalNic1.hap1, whole genome shotgun sequence, one region includes:
- the SSTR5 gene encoding somatostatin receptor type 5: MDPLYFSNTFSPEASSSNVNSSLLTNVTENGTLSDQPPFKYIHKVLIPICYLLVCAVGLSGNTLVIYVVLRYAKMKTVTNIYILNLAIADVLFMLGLPFLATQNAISYWPFGSFLCRLVMTVDGINQFTSIFCLTVMSMDRYLAVVHPIKSTKWRRPRVAKLISVTVWTVSFLVVLPVIIFSDVQEDFHTCNMNWPEPVNIWSAAFIIYTSVLGFFGPLLVICLCYLLIVIKVKSSGIRVGSTRRRRSERKVTRMVVIIVVVFVFCWLPFYMMNIVNLIFILPEDPVLVGVYFFVVVLSYANSCANPILYGFLSDNFKQSFQKVLCLRKGNGVEDGDPIEHRQENSSRLQESMLPQRNNEVNGHMQTSKV; this comes from the coding sequence ATGGATCCCTTATATTTTTCCAACACATTTAGCCCAGAAGCAAGTTCCAGCAATGTGAATTCCTCCCTGCTGACAAACGTGACAGAGAACGGGACACTGTCAGACCAGCCCCCATTCAAATACATCCACAAAGTCCTGATTCCCATCTGTTACCTCCTCGTATGTGCGGTTGGACTCAGTGGCAACACGTTGGTCATTTATGTGGTTTTGCGCTACGCCAAGATGAAAACTGTCACCAACATATACATCTTGAATTTAGCCATTGCCGATGTACTCTTCATGCTGGGCCTGCCCTTCTTGGCCACCCAGAACGCCATCTCCTACTGGCCTTTTGGCTCCTTTTTGTGCAGGCTGGTTATGACTGTAGATGGTATTAACCAATTCACTAGTATTTTTTGCTTGACTGTGATGAGCATGGACCGCTACCTGGCAGTAGTTCATCCCATTAAATCAACCAAGTGGAGACGTCCCAGGGTGGCCAAGCTCATCAGTGTGACTGTCTGGACAGTCTCGTTCTTGGTGGTGCTTCCAGTCATCATCTTTTCGGATGTGCAGGAAGACTTTCACACCTGCAACATGAACTGGCCAGAGCCTGTCAACATCTGGTCAGCAGCGTTCATCATTTACACATCAGTCCttggtttttttggtccttTGTTGGTGATCTGTCTCTGCTACTTGCTGATCGTGATTAAAGTCAAGTCTTCGGGGATCCGAGTTGGGTCTACGAGGCGCAGGAGATCAGAGAGGAAGGTGACCAGGATGGTGGTGATCATTGTGGTGGTCTTTGTGTTTTGCTGGCTTCCATTTTACATGATGAACATTGTCAATTTGATATTTATATTGCCAGAAGACCCTGTGTTGGTAGGGGTGTACTTCTTTGTGGTGGTCCTGTCCTATGCAAATAGCTGTGCCAACCCCATTCTTTATGGATTTCTTTCTGACAACTTCAAGCAGAGTTTTCAGAAAGTCCTTTGCCTCCGCAAGGGCAACGGTGTAGAGGATGGTGACCCCATTGAACACAGGCAAGAGAACAGCAGCCGCTTGCAGGAATCAATGTTACCCCAGAGAAATAATGAAGTCAATGGACATATGCAGACCAGCAAGGTCTAA